A genomic stretch from Limnobacter thiooxidans includes:
- the moaA gene encoding GTP 3',8-cyclase MoaA → MTDRVIQLVQDNSRVIPLNFSAPLSSEVPAKDHFNRRLHDLRISVTDRCNFRCVYCMPKSIFDKDYAFLPHKDLLSFEEIELVAKQFVALGVEKIRLTGGEPLLRKNIEILIEQLARLRTPSGKAVEITLTTNGTLLPKKAKTLKDAGLSRVTVSLDAIDDVVFKRMNDVEFSVNQVLDGIQAAHEAGLGPIKVNMVVKGGMNDDQVLPMARHFKGTPHILRFIEYMDVGSSNGWKMDEVVPSARIVNMISQGLSQLQMLDANYTGEVAERWKYSDGSGEIGVISSVTQAFCKDCTRIRLSTEGKLYTCLFASKGHDLKPLIRSGDPVQGIEKGLQDAIRNLWAIRADRYSEIRTEHTAQPKDRIEMSYIGG, encoded by the coding sequence ATGACAGACCGAGTTATTCAACTGGTCCAGGACAATTCGCGCGTAATTCCCTTGAATTTCAGCGCGCCGCTCAGCAGTGAAGTACCCGCAAAAGATCATTTCAATCGCAGGCTTCACGACTTGCGGATTTCTGTCACGGACCGCTGCAACTTCCGTTGTGTGTACTGCATGCCGAAGTCGATATTCGACAAGGACTATGCTTTTCTGCCGCACAAAGACCTGCTCAGTTTTGAAGAAATTGAATTGGTGGCCAAACAATTTGTAGCCTTGGGCGTTGAAAAAATCCGCCTCACAGGTGGCGAACCGTTGCTTCGGAAAAACATTGAAATCCTGATCGAACAACTGGCCCGCTTGCGCACGCCCAGTGGCAAGGCAGTGGAAATCACCCTGACAACCAATGGCACCCTGCTTCCCAAAAAAGCGAAAACCCTGAAAGACGCTGGCTTGAGCCGGGTCACAGTCAGTCTCGATGCAATTGACGACGTGGTGTTCAAGCGCATGAATGATGTGGAGTTTTCCGTCAATCAGGTGCTTGATGGCATCCAAGCCGCTCATGAAGCGGGGCTTGGCCCAATCAAGGTCAACATGGTCGTCAAGGGCGGCATGAATGATGACCAGGTGTTGCCAATGGCTCGGCATTTCAAGGGCACGCCGCATATTCTGCGTTTCATTGAATACATGGATGTGGGCAGCAGCAACGGCTGGAAAATGGATGAAGTCGTGCCCTCGGCCCGCATCGTGAACATGATTTCCCAAGGCCTCTCGCAACTGCAGATGCTGGATGCGAATTACACCGGCGAAGTTGCTGAACGCTGGAAATACAGCGACGGCAGCGGTGAAATTGGCGTGATTTCCTCGGTGACCCAGGCTTTTTGCAAAGACTGCACTCGCATCCGTTTGTCCACCGAAGGCAAGCTTTACACCTGCCTTTTTGCCAGCAAAGGGCACGACCTCAAACCGTTGATTCGTTCCGGTGACCCCGTACAGGGAATTGAAAAAGGCCTGCAAGATGCAATACGCAATCTTTGGGCAATTCGGGCAGATCGATACAGCGAAATTCGTACAGAGCACACCGCACAACCCAAAGACAGAATTGAAATGTCGTACATCGGCGGCTAA
- a CDS encoding DUF3305 domain-containing protein, which produces MSANFLVLGEAAFNVRIGKVEQNSRWQPFRWQVLELGPADAPISHGPDEQVQLVKAQVYHDELQGYFLNLDTDTPYLFMCVRYPDENKSLRPTVFEVTFSYDEAARWMDSNEEVQTLPLPSPVASWLAELVQAKYQPEPKQRRRPQSFLKPEHRG; this is translated from the coding sequence TTGAGTGCAAATTTTTTGGTGTTGGGCGAAGCAGCCTTCAATGTACGAATTGGCAAAGTGGAGCAGAACTCCCGTTGGCAGCCATTTCGCTGGCAAGTGTTGGAGCTGGGTCCGGCTGATGCGCCGATCTCGCATGGCCCCGATGAGCAGGTTCAATTGGTTAAAGCCCAGGTCTACCATGACGAATTGCAGGGTTACTTTCTGAATCTGGACACTGACACGCCCTACCTGTTCATGTGTGTACGTTATCCCGATGAGAACAAGTCTTTGAGGCCCACGGTGTTTGAAGTGACCTTCAGTTACGACGAAGCAGCCCGGTGGATGGATTCCAATGAAGAAGTTCAAACCTTGCCTTTGCCCAGCCCGGTTGCAAGCTGGCTGGCTGAGCTGGTGCAAGCAAAGTATCAACCGGAGCCGAAGCAACGGCGGCGTCCCCAGTCATTTCTGAAGCCGGAACATCGGGGTTGA
- a CDS encoding DUF3306 domain-containing protein produces the protein MSDNFLSRWSRRKIEVRAQEKEGLPVAEVAEPSLAQLPAQQPADNFVNSPSALAAPVDSAAPELPLPTELDLAAVEQGGDIKAFLVDKVAPELKNKAFKALFSRPEFNLMDGLDIYIDDYNKFTPLSQEDIGKMSLSKQLLSRPDLEVIKPDISMDLPPGVGDETQDLLDVQMESHDPDEPSENLNSAHPDSENHEIIRVIPDAMQGIDSKNIDANRSFEKPGDISA, from the coding sequence ATGAGTGACAATTTTTTAAGTCGATGGTCACGGCGCAAGATAGAGGTTCGCGCGCAAGAGAAAGAGGGCTTGCCTGTTGCAGAGGTGGCAGAGCCTTCGCTGGCGCAGTTACCTGCACAGCAGCCTGCGGATAACTTCGTGAATAGTCCTTCAGCGCTTGCTGCACCCGTTGATTCGGCAGCGCCCGAATTGCCGCTACCGACTGAGCTGGATTTAGCGGCCGTGGAGCAGGGCGGTGACATCAAGGCATTCCTTGTTGACAAGGTGGCGCCAGAACTGAAGAACAAGGCATTCAAGGCCTTGTTTTCGCGACCAGAATTCAACCTGATGGACGGCCTTGACATCTACATCGATGACTACAACAAGTTCACACCCTTGAGTCAGGAAGACATCGGGAAAATGTCGTTGTCCAAGCAGTTGTTGAGTCGACCTGATCTTGAGGTCATCAAACCGGATATATCGATGGATCTACCACCTGGTGTGGGCGACGAAACTCAGGATCTTTTGGATGTCCAAATGGAAAGCCATGATCCGGATGAGCCGTCTGAAAACCTGAATTCTGCGCATCCGGATTCAGAAAACCATGAAATCATCAGGGTTATCCCTGATGCGATGCAAGGCATTGATTCTAAAAATATTGATGCAAATCGATCGTTTGAAAAGCCAGGCGATATTTCAGCCTGA
- a CDS encoding 4Fe-4S binding protein, giving the protein MTNSDVFVCGCQGSGETVDKALQNVNVEGIRFVSAQRACRDGITQLIDAKNRTGGARCFVGCTQEQAVFESVSDSAAVQNLEFVNLRGLLRGQPAAQTSPEAAAAVAALAAYESDFRVEPVPAVLFTSKGRVAMVANNDKQLQHAQTLANNLTVDLLVKDPSAIVLPAKRNLNVVALSVDKASGYLGAFTLTTRKSNPVDMELCTRCGACVDACPTQSISKDSFTIDLNSCDKTGACIKACGDFKAISFSDLTSSEDRQYDMVIDCTMPGLFADRQAPLGYWHVGDSEQLLLEAMLDVVQTVGEFEKPKFFEYKSSICAHSRSNKTGCNSCIDACSTKAIKSAGEKIEVNPHLCLGCGACTTVCPTGAIQFALSPAAIQGRSIKSAIKAFRTNGGKKLELVFHGPDLDHNWLEAAKRTSRPASPKSPVSDFSLLPIELNHSASIGPDLWLSALAFGADRITVLQTAVESSHYGEPLGAQAGWVNELLEAMGMQPRVRVLNMGETSQLFEPVSLPALGVTPASFELSTNKRTRMEFAVDHLAEHAQTHAKLSFAEPIALSAAAPFGAVVVNKDKCTLCMSCTSACPASALIDNPEKPQLRFIERNCVQCGLCVETCPENAMQLVPQLLLGAAAREKRVLNESQPFHCISCGKAFGTKHMIDNMFAKLSQHSMFERNANRLKMCADCRVTDMYSAKDEMTIFEVKK; this is encoded by the coding sequence ATGACCAACTCGGATGTGTTTGTGTGTGGTTGCCAGGGCAGCGGCGAGACAGTCGACAAAGCGTTGCAAAACGTGAATGTTGAAGGTATTCGCTTTGTGTCCGCGCAACGCGCTTGTCGCGACGGCATTACCCAATTGATTGACGCCAAAAACAGAACCGGTGGTGCCCGATGTTTCGTAGGGTGTACACAGGAGCAGGCTGTTTTTGAATCGGTGTCCGACAGTGCAGCCGTGCAAAACCTGGAGTTCGTGAACCTGAGGGGATTGCTCCGTGGGCAGCCTGCAGCGCAAACTTCACCAGAGGCAGCCGCAGCCGTGGCTGCATTGGCCGCTTACGAATCCGACTTTCGCGTTGAGCCAGTGCCTGCTGTACTGTTCACATCCAAAGGCCGTGTGGCCATGGTCGCGAACAACGACAAGCAGTTGCAACATGCCCAGACCCTTGCCAACAACCTCACTGTGGATTTGCTGGTCAAAGACCCATCGGCGATTGTGTTGCCAGCCAAACGCAATCTGAATGTTGTTGCTTTGTCAGTGGACAAGGCAAGCGGTTACCTGGGTGCATTCACCTTGACAACCCGCAAAAGCAACCCGGTTGACATGGAGTTATGTACACGTTGTGGTGCTTGCGTGGATGCCTGCCCAACCCAATCCATTTCCAAAGATTCTTTCACGATTGACCTGAACAGCTGCGACAAAACCGGTGCCTGTATCAAGGCCTGCGGTGATTTCAAGGCCATCTCATTTTCAGACCTGACCTCATCGGAAGACCGACAGTACGACATGGTCATCGATTGCACCATGCCGGGTCTGTTTGCTGATCGCCAGGCGCCATTGGGCTACTGGCACGTGGGTGACAGCGAGCAGTTGCTGCTGGAAGCCATGCTGGATGTTGTTCAAACCGTGGGTGAATTCGAGAAGCCCAAGTTTTTTGAATACAAGTCCAGCATCTGTGCGCACAGCCGTTCAAACAAGACCGGTTGCAACAGCTGTATCGATGCCTGCAGCACGAAGGCAATCAAGTCAGCGGGTGAAAAAATTGAAGTCAATCCGCACCTCTGTCTGGGTTGCGGTGCCTGCACCACAGTGTGTCCAACTGGCGCCATTCAGTTCGCATTAAGTCCAGCTGCAATTCAGGGACGTTCAATCAAATCAGCCATCAAGGCTTTCCGAACCAATGGTGGAAAGAAGCTTGAATTGGTTTTTCATGGCCCGGACCTGGACCACAACTGGCTGGAAGCTGCGAAACGCACAAGCAGACCCGCTTCCCCGAAATCGCCAGTTTCCGATTTCAGTCTGTTGCCAATTGAATTGAACCACAGTGCGAGCATTGGCCCGGATTTGTGGCTTTCAGCACTGGCTTTTGGTGCCGACCGAATTACTGTGCTGCAAACCGCGGTGGAATCAAGCCACTACGGAGAACCCTTGGGCGCGCAGGCAGGTTGGGTGAATGAATTGCTTGAAGCCATGGGTATGCAGCCGCGTGTTCGGGTGTTGAACATGGGCGAAACATCGCAATTGTTCGAGCCTGTCAGTTTGCCTGCTTTGGGTGTAACACCTGCCAGTTTTGAGTTGTCTACCAACAAGCGAACCCGCATGGAATTTGCGGTTGACCATTTGGCTGAGCATGCTCAAACCCACGCGAAACTGAGTTTCGCTGAGCCGATTGCGCTTTCAGCCGCCGCACCTTTTGGCGCTGTGGTGGTGAACAAGGACAAATGCACCCTGTGCATGAGTTGCACCAGTGCATGCCCCGCGTCGGCCTTGATCGACAATCCGGAAAAGCCTCAGCTTCGATTCATCGAACGCAACTGCGTTCAGTGTGGTTTGTGCGTTGAAACCTGCCCGGAAAACGCCATGCAGCTGGTACCCCAGTTGTTGCTGGGTGCGGCCGCCCGTGAAAAGCGTGTGCTGAACGAATCGCAGCCATTCCACTGCATCAGCTGTGGCAAGGCTTTCGGTACCAAGCACATGATTGACAACATGTTTGCCAAGTTGAGCCAGCACAGCATGTTTGAACGCAATGCCAACCGTTTGAAGATGTGCGCCGATTGCCGCGTGACCGACATGTACAGCGCCAAGGATGAAATGACAATTTTCGAGGTGAAGAAATGA
- a CDS encoding TorD/DmsD family molecular chaperone, whose product MTLQAQHDEQLLAGEDWARADFYGLLSQLFSGNVTDEFLARFREIDRASLDITTPLGFEFSELLRVVSQFDSKKVNQEFVDNFIGVGRPEVMLYGSYFLSGFLNEKPLVGLRDDLARLGLTRDEALVETEDHIAFLCEVMRYLILADDPPVPFAEQRAFFQSHVAIWYDRMCDDIEAAANTDFYKAVGRLARVFFDVETQSFDFESAV is encoded by the coding sequence ATGACCTTGCAAGCGCAACACGATGAGCAGTTGCTGGCCGGTGAAGACTGGGCGCGTGCCGATTTTTACGGTCTGCTGTCCCAATTGTTTTCAGGCAACGTCACCGATGAATTTCTGGCCCGGTTTCGCGAGATTGACCGTGCATCGCTGGACATCACGACTCCGCTTGGCTTTGAGTTTTCGGAACTGCTTCGAGTGGTCAGCCAGTTTGACAGTAAAAAGGTCAACCAGGAATTTGTCGACAACTTCATCGGCGTAGGCCGCCCTGAAGTGATGCTCTACGGTTCGTATTTCCTGTCGGGTTTCTTGAACGAGAAGCCTTTGGTGGGCTTACGCGATGACTTGGCCAGGCTCGGGTTGACTCGGGACGAAGCGTTGGTCGAGACCGAAGACCACATCGCCTTTTTGTGCGAGGTCATGCGCTACTTAATTTTGGCGGATGACCCTCCTGTGCCGTTTGCAGAGCAGCGTGCCTTTTTTCAGTCCCATGTGGCGATTTGGTACGACCGCATGTGTGATGACATTGAGGCAGCAGCCAATACCGATTTTTACAAAGCAGTGGGTCGTCTGGCCCGCGTGTTTTTTGATGTTGAAACACAGTCTTTCGATTTTGAAAGTGCCGTTTGA
- a CDS encoding twin-arginine translocation signal domain-containing protein, whose protein sequence is MTKKMISQDQPKLARRQFLVGAGAGVAAAGAALIVSTQPEVLQQAAADGAEQQSKGYQLSEHVKTYYRTLLV, encoded by the coding sequence ATGACCAAGAAAATGATAAGTCAAGACCAGCCAAAGCTAGCAAGACGCCAGTTTCTGGTGGGTGCTGGTGCAGGGGTTGCCGCCGCCGGCGCTGCATTGATAGTCAGCACACAACCAGAAGTGTTGCAGCAAGCTGCCGCTGATGGCGCAGAACAACAATCGAAAGGCTATCAGCTCTCTGAGCATGTAAAAACCTACTACAGAACCTTGCTGGTGTAA
- a CDS encoding molybdopterin-dependent oxidoreductase — protein MLKKREDTTVGKAIPNHNHSLLNKIGSRLGATMDRRAFLKRSGIGVGAGAVAGSLPFGMVRKAEAKAEGGTAGGKIEIKRTICSHCSVGCATDAVVQNGVWVRQNPVFDSPINLGAHCAKGAALREHGHGEHRLKYPMKLVDGKYQKITWDEALDGITKKMLALREENGPDSLFFIGSSKHSNEQAYLLRKWVSLWGTNNCDHQARICHSTTVAGVANTWGYGAMTNSYNDMQNTKCALYIGSNAAEAHPVSMLHMLHAKETGAKMIVVDPRFTRTAARADEYVRIRSGSDIPFLFGMLYHIFKNGWEDKKYINDRVYGMDQIKAEVMANWTPDKVEEACGVGEAQLYKVTEMMAKSKPSTIVWCMGQTQHTIGNAIVRASCILQLALGNVGISGGGTNIFRGHCNVQGATDVGPNPDSLPGYYGVAEGSWKHWCRVWGLDYEYVKSRYAEGMSTKGGMTVSRWVDGVLENPELIDQKAGNLRGLFFWGHAPNSQTRGLDMKKAMDKLDLLVVVDPYPTAAAAMAAMPGDPAGLNPNREVYLLPSTTQFESSGSITASNRSIQWREQVIEPLYDSRNDHMIMYQLAEKLGYAAELTKNLTMVKGKGGMMQPEIESILREINKGTWTIGYTGQSPERLKLHMKNMHTFNVRTLKAEGGPCDGEYFGLPWPCYGTPEMKHPGSPNLYQTDKHVMDGGGNFRANFGVEKDGVSLLAEDGSHSLGAEITTGYPEFTADMLKQLGWWDDLTEAEKTEAEGKNWKTDLSGGIQRVVMKHGCHPFGNAKARAVVWNFPDPIPKHREPLYSTKPDLVAKYPTHDDKAAFWRLPTLYKSVQEKNADIGKSFPLIMTSGRLVEYEGGGEETRSNPWLAELQQTMFVELSPRAANDRGIKHGDQVRVTTPTGAKIEVQALVTRRVGDDTVFLPFHFSGHWEGKDMISSYPEGSAPIVRGESVNTATTYGYDVVTMMQETKTTVCQIEKLA, from the coding sequence ATGTTAAAGAAGAGAGAAGACACAACAGTGGGCAAGGCGATTCCAAACCACAATCACAGCCTGCTCAATAAAATCGGTTCACGCTTGGGTGCCACCATGGACCGCCGCGCGTTCCTGAAGCGTTCAGGCATTGGCGTGGGTGCGGGTGCTGTTGCAGGCAGCTTGCCTTTTGGCATGGTCCGCAAGGCCGAGGCCAAGGCTGAAGGTGGTACTGCAGGCGGGAAAATCGAGATCAAGCGTACAATTTGCTCCCATTGCTCAGTAGGCTGTGCCACAGACGCAGTGGTTCAGAATGGCGTTTGGGTTCGTCAGAACCCTGTATTCGACAGCCCGATCAACCTGGGTGCACATTGTGCCAAGGGCGCAGCGTTGCGCGAACATGGTCATGGCGAACACCGCCTGAAGTACCCCATGAAGCTGGTTGACGGCAAGTACCAGAAAATTACCTGGGACGAAGCTCTGGACGGCATCACCAAGAAGATGTTGGCACTGCGTGAAGAGAACGGCCCTGATTCGCTGTTCTTCATTGGTTCCTCCAAGCACAGCAACGAGCAGGCTTACCTGCTGCGCAAATGGGTCTCCCTGTGGGGCACCAACAACTGCGACCACCAGGCGCGTATTTGCCACTCCACCACGGTAGCTGGTGTAGCCAATACCTGGGGTTATGGTGCAATGACCAACTCCTACAACGACATGCAGAACACCAAGTGTGCGTTGTACATCGGCTCCAACGCTGCTGAGGCTCACCCTGTATCCATGCTGCACATGTTGCATGCCAAAGAGACAGGCGCAAAAATGATTGTTGTGGATCCACGTTTTACACGCACGGCAGCCCGTGCTGATGAATACGTGCGTATTCGGTCCGGCAGTGACATTCCATTCCTGTTCGGCATGCTGTACCACATTTTCAAAAATGGCTGGGAAGACAAGAAGTACATCAATGACCGTGTATATGGCATGGACCAGATCAAGGCCGAGGTGATGGCCAACTGGACGCCCGACAAGGTCGAAGAGGCTTGTGGCGTGGGCGAAGCTCAGTTGTACAAGGTCACCGAAATGATGGCCAAATCCAAGCCATCGACCATCGTGTGGTGTATGGGTCAAACCCAGCACACCATCGGTAACGCCATTGTTCGTGCCTCCTGCATCTTGCAACTGGCCTTGGGCAACGTCGGTATTTCCGGTGGTGGTACCAACATTTTCCGCGGTCACTGTAACGTTCAAGGCGCCACAGACGTGGGCCCGAACCCGGATTCACTGCCTGGCTACTATGGCGTGGCAGAGGGTTCCTGGAAGCACTGGTGCCGTGTGTGGGGACTGGACTACGAATACGTCAAGAGCCGCTATGCTGAAGGCATGAGCACCAAGGGCGGTATGACAGTCTCGCGCTGGGTAGACGGTGTGCTTGAGAACCCGGAACTGATCGATCAGAAAGCAGGCAACCTGCGTGGCTTGTTCTTCTGGGGGCATGCCCCGAACTCGCAAACCCGTGGTCTGGACATGAAAAAAGCCATGGACAAGCTGGATTTGCTGGTTGTGGTCGATCCTTACCCAACCGCAGCAGCAGCCATGGCCGCGATGCCAGGCGACCCTGCAGGTTTGAACCCGAATCGTGAAGTGTACCTGTTGCCATCGACAACACAGTTCGAGTCATCAGGTTCAATCACTGCGTCAAACCGCTCCATCCAGTGGCGCGAACAGGTCATTGAGCCCTTGTATGACAGCCGCAATGACCACATGATCATGTATCAACTGGCCGAGAAGCTGGGCTATGCAGCCGAGCTGACCAAGAACCTGACCATGGTCAAGGGCAAGGGCGGCATGATGCAACCCGAGATCGAGTCCATTCTGCGTGAAATCAACAAAGGCACCTGGACAATCGGTTACACCGGCCAAAGCCCGGAACGCTTGAAGCTGCACATGAAAAACATGCACACCTTCAACGTTCGCACCTTGAAAGCAGAAGGCGGACCTTGCGATGGTGAGTATTTCGGTTTGCCATGGCCATGCTACGGCACTCCCGAAATGAAGCATCCTGGCTCGCCAAACCTGTACCAGACCGACAAACACGTGATGGACGGTGGCGGGAACTTCCGCGCCAACTTCGGTGTGGAAAAAGACGGTGTCAGCCTGTTGGCTGAAGACGGATCACACTCACTGGGTGCTGAAATTACAACCGGCTACCCCGAGTTCACAGCCGACATGCTCAAGCAGCTGGGCTGGTGGGACGATTTGACCGAAGCCGAGAAAACCGAAGCCGAAGGCAAGAACTGGAAAACCGACCTGTCAGGTGGTATCCAGCGCGTCGTCATGAAGCACGGTTGCCATCCGTTCGGCAACGCCAAGGCCCGTGCCGTGGTTTGGAACTTCCCTGATCCAATACCCAAGCACCGCGAACCGCTGTACTCGACCAAGCCCGATTTGGTGGCCAAATACCCAACGCATGACGACAAGGCTGCTTTCTGGCGCCTGCCAACCCTGTACAAATCAGTTCAGGAAAAGAATGCCGACATTGGCAAATCCTTCCCCTTGATCATGACGTCAGGTCGTTTGGTGGAATACGAAGGTGGTGGTGAAGAAACACGTTCAAATCCGTGGCTTGCCGAGCTTCAACAAACCATGTTTGTTGAACTGAGCCCACGGGCTGCGAATGACCGTGGAATCAAACACGGTGACCAGGTGCGTGTGACCACGCCAACAGGCGCAAAAATCGAGGTACAAGCCTTGGTGACCCGCCGCGTCGGTGACGACACCGTGTTCTTGCCTTTCCACTTCTCGGGACACTGGGAAGGAAAGGACATGATCAGCAGCTACCCCGAAGGCTCCGCACCGATTGTGCGTGGCGAATCGGTCAACACCGCAACCACCTATGGTTACGACGTGGTGACGATGATGCAGGAAACAAAAACAACCGTGTGCCAAATCGAGAAGTTGGCATAA
- the fdh3B gene encoding formate dehydrogenase FDH3 subunit beta, with protein sequence MARMKFLCDAERCIECNGCVTACKNEHEVAWGINRRRVVTINDGEPGERSISVACMHCSDAPCQAVCPVNCFYKTDEGVVLHDKDLCIGCGYCFYACPFGAPQFPQEGAFGQRGKMDKCTFCAGGPEEDTSEAEFEKYGRNRLAEGKLPLCAEMCSTKALLAGDGDVVSDIFRNRVVVRGKGAEVWGWSSAYGQPAKEGA encoded by the coding sequence ATGGCACGAATGAAGTTTCTATGTGATGCCGAGCGTTGCATTGAGTGCAATGGCTGCGTCACGGCCTGTAAAAACGAACACGAAGTGGCTTGGGGTATCAACCGCCGCCGCGTCGTGACCATCAACGACGGCGAACCCGGAGAGCGTTCAATTTCCGTGGCTTGCATGCACTGTTCAGATGCGCCTTGCCAGGCCGTGTGTCCAGTGAACTGCTTCTACAAGACCGACGAAGGTGTTGTGCTGCATGACAAGGACCTGTGTATTGGTTGTGGATATTGCTTCTACGCTTGCCCGTTCGGCGCACCACAATTCCCACAGGAAGGTGCATTTGGTCAGCGCGGCAAAATGGACAAGTGCACATTCTGTGCTGGGGGTCCTGAAGAAGACACTTCAGAAGCCGAGTTCGAGAAGTATGGTCGCAACCGCCTGGCTGAAGGCAAGCTGCCACTTTGCGCAGAAATGTGTTCAACAAAGGCCTTGCTGGCTGGTGACGGCGATGTTGTTTCCGACATCTTCCGCAACCGCGTGGTTGTTCGTGGCAAAGGCGCCGAAGTTTGGGGCTGGAGTTCTGCCTATGGTCAGCCTGCGAAGGAGGGCGCGTAA
- a CDS encoding formate dehydrogenase subunit gamma produces MTHSTIRAAAKPGLSNALVALFTALVFAVCALWSVGAMAQDASERSQAQVQKQQTQPLNNSPVWSGVASGESFTTVTKGRETGVLINKSGETWREMRNDWISFIGGWAVALVFLVIMGAHLVKGPVKLPEPRTGKLIERFTSAERLAHWTMAFSFVALALTGLLLMFGKHVLAPWMGLTLNSWLASISIVIHNFVGPLFAVSIIVFFIMYVKDNMPEKNDIEWLKKGGGIFGHAPAGRFNMGEKIWFWGGVTVLGLVVSTTGLILDFPNFDQPRLLMQQSHVIHASAALLFIIMSMGHIYIGSIGMEGALEAMRDGYVDETWAKAHHDAWYDDIKSGKISPVRSKEGEAAMGSQVMVH; encoded by the coding sequence ATGACACATTCAACCATTCGGGCAGCGGCAAAGCCGGGCTTGAGCAATGCCCTAGTGGCCTTGTTCACTGCACTGGTGTTTGCTGTCTGCGCACTGTGGTCGGTCGGGGCCATGGCGCAAGACGCTTCTGAACGCTCGCAAGCGCAAGTTCAGAAACAGCAAACCCAGCCCTTGAACAATTCACCGGTTTGGTCAGGTGTCGCTTCAGGTGAGTCCTTCACCACGGTGACTAAGGGCCGTGAAACTGGCGTTTTGATCAACAAAAGCGGTGAAACCTGGCGTGAAATGCGCAACGACTGGATTTCATTCATCGGAGGATGGGCAGTTGCACTGGTGTTCTTGGTGATCATGGGTGCGCACCTGGTCAAAGGCCCTGTGAAATTGCCCGAACCACGCACTGGAAAGTTGATCGAGCGCTTCACATCCGCTGAACGCCTTGCCCATTGGACCATGGCTTTCAGTTTCGTTGCACTCGCGTTGACTGGCTTGTTGTTGATGTTTGGCAAGCACGTGCTTGCACCTTGGATGGGGCTCACGCTCAATTCATGGCTCGCTTCCATCAGCATCGTGATCCACAACTTTGTGGGCCCACTTTTCGCGGTCAGCATCATTGTGTTTTTCATCATGTATGTCAAAGACAACATGCCTGAGAAGAACGACATTGAGTGGCTCAAGAAAGGCGGCGGTATTTTCGGTCACGCACCAGCAGGCCGTTTCAACATGGGCGAGAAAATCTGGTTTTGGGGTGGTGTCACGGTACTTGGCCTGGTGGTGTCTACCACCGGCTTGATCCTTGACTTTCCGAACTTCGACCAGCCACGCCTGTTGATGCAGCAATCGCACGTCATTCATGCCAGCGCAGCCTTGTTGTTCATTATCATGTCGATGGGCCACATCTACATTGGTTCAATCGGTATGGAAGGTGCACTGGAAGCCATGCGTGATGGCTATGTGGACGAAACCTGGGCCAAGGCTCACCACGACGCCTGGTATGACGACATCAAATCCGGGAAGATTTCACCTGTTCGTTCAAAAGAAGGTGAAGCGGCCATGGGATCTCAGGTAATGGTTCATTAA